One genomic window of Campylobacter fetus subsp. fetus includes the following:
- a CDS encoding flagellar biosynthesis anti-sigma factor FlgM, whose product MISSVGVGAAYSGLSAPKNETKKSEQTTQTQSSNNDSKVATIAKEINDGTYKVDIDKLAKKIADSLM is encoded by the coding sequence ATGATAAGTTCTGTAGGTGTAGGCGCTGCTTACTCAGGTTTGTCAGCACCTAAAAATGAAACAAAAAAAAGTGAACAAACAACACAAACTCAAAGTAGTAATAACGATAGCAAAGTAGCAACTATAGCTAAAGAGATAAATGACGGTACTTATAAAGTAGATATCGATAAATTAGCAAAAAAGATAGCTGACTCACTTATGTAA
- a CDS encoding mannose-1-phosphate guanylyltransferase/mannose-6-phosphate isomerase has product MTNVILCGGSGTRLWPLSRALLPKQFVKIFDNDSLFSKTLKRNTFAENRIIICNESHYFLALDECGGNSAKFILEPFGKNTAAPIVFCALSVDKDEILLVTPSDHLIELEDEYNRSIKAAVELANDGKLVTFGITPNEPNIGYGYIKADGNNVKSFIEKPSLKKAKELLAQGDCYFNSGMFCFKAGVFINQMQKYAPNILEQARQAILNVENNSDIMRIKPQYMQNIDDISIDYALMQKSENIAMVPLNARWSDMGSFDELSKKVQSSPSTSIDANNNFVISYKNSALVDVDDLIIVDTKDALLVTKKGSSQKVKNVYNLIKKTNPNLCEIHTKAYRPWGSYEVLEDAPNFKIKKIIVKPYKRLSLQKHLHRSEHWVVVSGEALVTIDYKETLLKNNQSIYIEKQKLHRLENKLDTDLILIEVQVGDYLGEDDIIRIEDDYSRT; this is encoded by the coding sequence ATGACAAATGTAATTCTTTGCGGAGGTAGCGGAACTAGACTTTGGCCGCTTTCTAGAGCGCTTTTGCCAAAACAATTTGTAAAAATCTTTGATAATGATTCGCTATTTAGTAAAACATTAAAACGCAATACTTTTGCTGAAAATAGAATAATTATTTGTAACGAAAGTCACTATTTTTTAGCGCTTGATGAGTGCGGAGGAAATAGTGCTAAATTTATTTTAGAGCCGTTTGGAAAAAATACCGCAGCTCCTATAGTGTTTTGTGCTTTGAGCGTAGATAAAGATGAAATTTTGCTAGTTACGCCAAGTGATCATCTAATCGAGCTTGAAGACGAATATAATAGATCTATAAAAGCTGCAGTAGAGTTGGCAAATGATGGCAAGCTAGTAACATTCGGTATTACTCCAAACGAACCAAATATAGGATATGGCTATATAAAAGCTGATGGAAACAATGTTAAAAGCTTTATAGAAAAGCCGAGTTTAAAAAAAGCAAAAGAGCTTTTGGCGCAGGGCGATTGTTATTTTAATAGCGGAATGTTCTGTTTTAAAGCCGGAGTTTTTATTAATCAAATGCAGAAATATGCTCCAAATATACTTGAACAGGCGCGTCAAGCTATCTTAAATGTAGAAAATAACTCGGATATAATGCGCATTAAACCACAATATATGCAAAATATCGATGATATAAGCATTGATTACGCTTTGATGCAAAAAAGTGAAAATATCGCTATGGTTCCATTGAATGCTAGGTGGAGCGATATGGGAAGTTTCGATGAATTATCCAAAAAGGTTCAGAGTTCGCCATCAACAAGTATAGATGCAAATAATAACTTTGTTATCAGCTATAAAAATAGCGCTTTAGTAGATGTGGATGATCTTATCATAGTAGATACTAAAGACGCTCTTTTGGTTACTAAAAAAGGTAGCTCTCAAAAAGTAAAAAATGTTTATAATCTGATAAAAAAAACAAATCCAAATTTATGCGAAATTCACACCAAAGCCTATCGTCCGTGGGGAAGTTATGAGGTTTTAGAAGATGCTCCAAATTTCAAAATTAAAAAAATTATAGTAAAACCATATAAGCGTTTAAGTTTGCAAAAACATCTTCATAGAAGCGAGCATTGGGTGGTTGTCAGTGGCGAAGCTCTAGTCACGATCGATTATAAAGAGACACTTTTGAAAAATAACCAGTCGATTTATATAGAAAAGCAAAAGCTCCATAGATTAGAAAATAAGCTTGATACGGATCTTATCCTTATAGAAGTTCAAGTTGGGGATTACCTCGGCGAGGATGATATAATACGAATAGAAGACGATTATAGTAGGACTTAA
- the gltX gene encoding glutamate--tRNA ligase, translating into MYRFAPSPTGDMHIGNLRAAIFNYICSLQDNSGFILRIEDTDNARNIDGKDKEIFDILTKFNIKWDTLYYQSKNLKFHQEFAAKLLAEKKAFLCFCDETTLESKKEAAKTAGKPYRYDGTCENLSDDDVLSNPRPAAVRLKIKNEPQSFYDAIKGEVKFEPQNIDSFVLLRADKTPTYNFACAIDDMLEGVTFVIRGEDHVSNTPKQNLIREALGYTGKIGYAHLPIILNKEGKKMSKRENSSSVKWLLNRGYMPEAIANYLILLGNKTPCEIFTLEESLQWFSIKNISKSPAKFDEEKLAQINREHIKKASDERLKELGLSKPHLARFYTQECSLISEIKDKIDQIYSKKDISDEWKQNANLIKDAVLNSNIPNNFDELKNEIIQITNLKGKSLFMPFRLLLTGSEHGPELKELYALIKDDIKEIIAK; encoded by the coding sequence ATGTACCGTTTTGCACCATCTCCAACAGGAGATATGCATATAGGCAACTTAAGAGCTGCTATATTTAATTACATATGCTCATTACAAGATAATAGCGGATTTATATTACGTATCGAAGATACCGATAATGCTAGAAACATAGATGGAAAAGATAAAGAGATCTTTGATATATTGACTAAATTTAATATAAAATGGGATACACTTTATTATCAAAGTAAAAATCTTAAGTTTCATCAGGAATTTGCAGCTAAACTTTTGGCTGAAAAAAAAGCATTTTTATGCTTTTGTGACGAAACGACCTTAGAATCTAAAAAAGAAGCCGCAAAAACAGCAGGTAAGCCGTACAGATATGATGGAACTTGTGAAAATTTAAGTGATGACGATGTTTTAAGCAATCCCCGTCCAGCAGCCGTTCGCTTGAAAATCAAAAACGAGCCGCAAAGTTTTTATGACGCTATAAAAGGCGAAGTCAAATTTGAACCGCAAAATATCGATAGTTTTGTTCTTTTAAGAGCGGATAAAACTCCGACTTATAATTTTGCTTGCGCTATAGATGATATGCTTGAGGGCGTCACGTTTGTTATCAGAGGCGAAGATCATGTTAGTAATACTCCAAAACAAAATTTAATCCGAGAAGCGCTTGGTTACACCGGTAAAATCGGCTATGCTCATTTGCCTATTATCCTAAATAAAGAAGGCAAAAAGATGAGCAAACGTGAAAATAGCTCATCTGTAAAATGGCTTTTAAATAGAGGTTATATGCCTGAAGCCATTGCAAATTATCTTATTTTGTTAGGCAATAAAACCCCTTGCGAGATTTTTACTTTAGAAGAGTCTTTACAGTGGTTTAGTATAAAAAATATTTCGAAATCTCCTGCTAAATTTGACGAGGAAAAGTTAGCTCAAATAAACAGAGAACACATAAAAAAAGCTAGTGACGAAAGGCTAAAAGAACTTGGTTTATCAAAACCTCATTTGGCTAGATTTTATACTCAAGAGTGTAGTTTAATTTCAGAAATTAAAGATAAAATAGATCAAATTTACTCTAAAAAAGATATTTCAGATGAGTGGAAACAAAATGCAAATTTAATAAAAGACGCCGTTTTAAACTCAAATATTCCTAATAATTTTGATGAGTTGAAAAATGAGATTATACAAATTACAAATTTAAAAGGAAAATCTCTGTTTATGCCATTTCGTTTATTGCTTACAGGAAGCGAGCATGGTCCGGAGCTAAAAGAATTATATGCGCTAATCAAAGATGATATAAAGGAGATAATAGCAAAATGA
- a CDS encoding phosphomannomutase/phosphoglucomutase, whose product MFDTIFREYDIRGIYEKDLNETSVKAIGYCLGVEMAKRDVKTISVGYDARLSADTLFKYLISGLNEAKMRVFDIGMLPTPVGYFSVFTDVFDANVMITGSHNPKEYNGFKITTHKDSFFGADLQKLKDSVNELISSKKQIKDNFEAQKYDILSKYVEFYKNEFSHLTGLKTKIICDCANGTAGITLEPIIQALSLNATIFYKEPNGNFPNHHPDPSEEKNLKDLKNALSGEYEIGFGFDGDADRIAVLTKKRSIKGDELAYLYAKNMKNPRVLGEVKCSQNMYDEIDKIGKSFMGKTGHSNIKKAMKELNIDMAAEVSGHIFFKERFFGFDDAVYAMIRVLELIAKGFNLDDELDSLPKLYSSDEIKIDTTEEMKFKIIDELKKELHNTKNGLPKIVDVIDIDGVRIKFENGWGLVRASNTTPVLVARFEAGSLETKELLEQKVLSLVQKLKAKI is encoded by the coding sequence ATGTTTGATACGATTTTTAGAGAGTATGATATCAGAGGTATTTATGAAAAAGATCTAAACGAAACCAGCGTTAAAGCCATTGGTTATTGTTTAGGTGTAGAGATGGCTAAAAGAGATGTTAAAACGATAAGCGTTGGATATGATGCTAGGCTTAGCGCCGATACTCTTTTTAAATATTTAATTAGTGGCTTAAATGAAGCTAAAATGAGAGTATTTGATATAGGTATGCTGCCTACTCCTGTTGGATATTTTAGTGTTTTTACAGATGTTTTTGATGCAAACGTGATGATTACTGGAAGCCATAATCCAAAAGAGTATAATGGATTTAAAATAACAACTCATAAAGATAGTTTTTTTGGCGCAGATCTTCAGAAATTAAAAGATAGTGTAAATGAACTTATTTCTTCTAAAAAACAGATAAAAGATAATTTTGAAGCGCAAAAATACGATATATTAAGCAAATACGTAGAGTTTTATAAAAATGAGTTTTCGCATTTGACCGGACTGAAAACAAAGATTATTTGCGATTGCGCAAATGGCACTGCCGGCATTACTTTAGAGCCGATAATACAAGCTTTGAGTTTAAACGCTACTATCTTTTATAAAGAGCCAAACGGAAACTTTCCAAATCACCATCCAGATCCTAGCGAAGAGAAAAATTTAAAAGATTTAAAAAACGCTTTAAGTGGTGAATACGAGATTGGTTTTGGGTTTGACGGAGACGCAGATAGAATAGCTGTTTTAACTAAAAAAAGAAGCATAAAGGGCGACGAGTTAGCCTATTTGTATGCAAAAAATATGAAAAACCCTAGGGTTTTAGGCGAAGTTAAATGTTCGCAAAATATGTATGATGAAATAGACAAAATCGGTAAATCTTTTATGGGTAAAACAGGTCATAGTAATATAAAAAAGGCTATGAAAGAACTAAATATCGATATGGCTGCTGAGGTTAGCGGACATATATTTTTTAAAGAGAGATTTTTTGGTTTTGATGACGCGGTTTATGCTATGATAAGAGTTTTGGAGCTTATTGCAAAAGGATTTAACCTTGATGATGAGCTTGATAGCCTTCCAAAGTTATACTCGAGCGATGAGATAAAAATAGATACCACCGAAGAGATGAAATTTAAAATTATAGATGAATTAAAAAAAGAACTTCACAATACCAAAAACGGACTTCCTAAGATAGTCGATGTTATCGATATAGACGGTGTTAGGATTAAATTTGAAAATGGCTGGGGTCTTGTAAGAGCTTCAAATACGACACCGGTTTTAGTAGCTAGATTTGAAGCCGGTTCGTTAGAAACTAAAGAGCTTTTAGAGCAAAAAGTACTATCTTTAGTACAAAAGTTAAAGGCAAAAATATGA
- a CDS encoding flagellar basal body P-ring protein FlgI: MKIISFALLLSTINAAQIKDLASIVGVRDNQLIGYGLVVGLNGTGDGSSSEFTIQSLSNMLQTVNVKINPNDIKSKNTAAVMVTAKLPPFARQGDKLDVTISSIGDAKNLVGGTLLLTALKGVDGDIYALAQGALTLGGGTSKGGNHPTVGTILAGGLVEKEVNFDIYTQQSANLSLKNSSFQTAVGMQNAINTKFGVQAAMAIDPRTVKLTKPANTNMVEFLAKVLEVDMDYKADEKVVIDERTGTVVSGVNITIDPVVISHGAITIKIEPNAYNPAAANANDVDIGGAAIDTTTNTLKIDAAKTTVANVTRALNKLGATPKDIIAIIENLKRAGAIHAGVEII; the protein is encoded by the coding sequence ATAAAAATCATCTCGTTCGCGCTACTTCTTAGCACTATAAACGCTGCTCAAATCAAAGATCTTGCAAGTATAGTAGGCGTAAGAGACAACCAGCTTATAGGATATGGTTTGGTAGTTGGACTTAATGGAACCGGAGACGGAAGTAGTAGCGAGTTTACCATTCAGTCTTTGTCAAATATGCTACAAACAGTAAATGTCAAAATAAATCCAAATGATATAAAATCAAAAAACACTGCCGCTGTTATGGTTACTGCGAAACTTCCTCCTTTTGCAAGGCAAGGAGATAAGTTAGATGTTACTATAAGCTCTATAGGAGATGCTAAAAATCTCGTTGGAGGAACGCTTCTTTTAACAGCTTTAAAAGGCGTTGACGGTGATATATACGCTCTTGCACAAGGAGCACTTACTTTGGGTGGCGGTACTAGTAAAGGCGGAAATCATCCTACTGTAGGCACAATTCTTGCAGGAGGTCTTGTTGAAAAAGAGGTAAATTTCGATATCTATACACAGCAATCCGCAAATTTAAGTCTTAAAAACTCTAGTTTCCAAACAGCAGTCGGAATGCAAAATGCCATTAACACAAAATTCGGAGTTCAAGCTGCTATGGCTATAGATCCAAGAACGGTAAAACTTACCAAACCGGCAAATACAAATATGGTCGAGTTTTTAGCTAAAGTTCTGGAAGTGGATATGGATTATAAAGCCGATGAAAAAGTTGTTATTGATGAAAGAACCGGAACTGTAGTAAGCGGTGTAAATATCACTATAGATCCAGTTGTGATATCGCATGGCGCCATCACTATAAAAATTGAACCAAATGCTTATAATCCAGCAGCAGCAAATGCCAATGATGTGGACATAGGCGGAGCAGCGATAGACACTACTACGAATACGTTAAAAATTGATGCAGCAAAAACAACAGTAGCTAATGTAACAAGAGCTTTAAATAAACTAGGAGCTACTCCAAAAGATATTATAGCGATAATTGAAAATTTAAAAAGAGCAGGCGCGATACACGCCGGAGTGGAGATAATATAG
- a CDS encoding TIGR02757 family protein, which yields MNYGLKEILERALKEKNTLENLYLEADPLQVAAKFKNVHISLICALFAYGNAKAIVKFLNSLDFELLSLSDQIIEKEILAQKRLYRFQNPKDVSNIFITIKRAAQEDIQAIIKSGFDKNGLMIDGINSLINKIYDLNDYRSDGYEFFFGRSYQNEPKSPYKRYNMWLRWMVRDSDIDLGLFKNLPKSELIIPLDTHTHKVSLALGLCDRKSYDFKAAKEITLNLKNFDAFDPIKYDFALYRIGQSKELDNVKSNLKNI from the coding sequence ATGAATTATGGTTTAAAAGAAATTTTAGAAAGAGCTTTAAAAGAGAAAAATACTTTAGAAAATCTCTATTTAGAAGCCGATCCGCTGCAAGTGGCGGCTAAATTTAAAAACGTGCATATAAGTCTTATTTGCGCACTTTTCGCTTACGGAAATGCTAAAGCTATAGTGAAATTCTTAAATTCGCTGGATTTCGAACTTTTAAGCTTAAGCGATCAGATTATAGAAAAAGAGATATTGGCTCAAAAACGACTTTATAGATTTCAAAATCCAAAAGACGTGTCAAATATTTTTATCACTATAAAAAGAGCGGCGCAAGAAGATATACAAGCTATTATAAAAAGTGGGTTTGATAAAAATGGACTTATGATAGACGGAATAAATTCGCTTATAAATAAAATTTATGATTTGAACGACTATAGAAGCGACGGTTATGAGTTTTTCTTTGGCAGAAGTTATCAAAACGAACCCAAAAGTCCATATAAACGATATAATATGTGGCTTAGATGGATGGTTAGAGATAGCGATATCGATCTTGGTCTGTTTAAAAATTTGCCAAAAAGCGAGTTAATAATTCCTCTTGATACTCATACGCATAAAGTTAGTCTTGCTCTGGGGCTTTGCGATAGGAAAAGTTATGATTTTAAAGCGGCTAAAGAGATAACTTTAAATTTAAAAAACTTTGATGCTTTTGATCCGATAAAATATGATTTTGCATTATACAGAATAGGTCAAAGTAAAGAGCTTGATAATGTAAAATCAAATTTAAAAAACATATGA
- the flgK gene encoding flagellar hook-associated protein FlgK, producing MGIFDSLYTGASGLNAAQLQIQVTGQNITNINSDYYTRQRVVQSATTPLHTSPGDVGMGTRIDTIIRIHDEFTFDKLKTATTNKENTAYKQQVLQEIAQRFPDLKDTGLLKDIENYFGAWNNFASHPYESAQKTNLLNLTSTLTNRLNDTSSQLKTVHNNINEQVKLAVDEINRIGKQIADLNAQIQKVETGTTQNANDLRDKRDQLELTLANILNISTFKNDISSNSTFGGTLTDQGRNYNLNIDGITLIDGVNFHPLTLDTNGNKDGFTNIYYELNDGTRVDMASKINSGKLGAMLDLRGRTMGDNGEVKDGMITEFRNNLDTFAKTLIIQTNNIYASAAQEGMSSTDLSQMKPNTTLQNFDQNVQSGNFDVIIYNSQGVEVARKTINVNSSTTMDDTKQGNSIVGDFNSDTDDNNNGNLNDDVNDFFTAKFNYDEKTGLGHLSFSPLFSSGEYTMAIEDKGTNFPGVFGMSQFFEGDSASNIKIESSLASDTSKIKGNKAPVDGDNSMANAMINLQYQSLNFYANDGTIRSETITGYYRYLTTDIASKTESVNALNNTNLSLYKSVNAEFQSISGVNMDEELGNLIKFQSSYGAAAKIVTTVEKMLETLIGMKQ from the coding sequence ATGGGAATATTCGATTCGCTTTATACAGGAGCATCAGGGCTAAACGCCGCTCAGCTCCAGATCCAAGTAACCGGGCAAAATATAACAAATATAAATAGTGATTACTATACTAGACAAAGAGTTGTGCAGTCGGCTACAACTCCGCTTCATACTTCTCCGGGCGATGTTGGTATGGGAACTAGGATAGATACTATAATACGAATTCATGATGAATTTACATTTGACAAGCTCAAAACTGCAACGACAAATAAAGAAAATACCGCATACAAACAGCAAGTTCTTCAAGAAATAGCTCAAAGATTTCCAGATCTTAAAGATACCGGACTTTTAAAAGATATAGAAAATTACTTTGGCGCATGGAATAATTTTGCGTCTCATCCGTATGAAAGTGCACAAAAAACTAATCTTTTAAATTTAACCAGCACTTTAACAAATAGATTAAACGATACATCCTCTCAGCTAAAAACAGTTCATAATAATATAAACGAGCAAGTAAAATTAGCAGTAGATGAGATAAACAGGATCGGCAAACAAATAGCAGATTTAAATGCTCAAATTCAAAAAGTAGAAACAGGCACGACTCAAAACGCAAATGATTTAAGAGATAAAAGAGATCAGCTAGAGCTTACTTTGGCAAATATTTTAAACATCTCAACATTTAAAAATGATATTTCGAGTAATAGCACTTTTGGAGGTACTCTTACTGATCAAGGAAGAAACTATAATCTTAATATAGACGGCATAACGCTGATAGATGGAGTAAATTTTCATCCTCTTACTCTTGATACTAATGGAAATAAAGATGGATTTACAAATATATATTATGAGTTAAATGACGGTACGAGAGTCGATATGGCTTCAAAGATAAATAGCGGCAAACTTGGTGCCATGCTTGATCTAAGAGGCAGAACTATGGGCGATAATGGAGAAGTCAAAGATGGTATGATAACTGAGTTTAGAAATAATCTCGATACTTTTGCAAAGACATTAATAATACAAACAAATAATATATACGCCAGCGCAGCTCAAGAAGGTATGAGTTCAACCGATCTTTCGCAGATGAAACCAAACACAACTCTTCAAAACTTTGATCAAAATGTTCAAAGCGGTAATTTTGATGTTATAATCTATAACTCTCAAGGCGTGGAAGTAGCAAGAAAAACTATAAATGTAAACTCTTCAACAACCATGGACGATACAAAACAAGGAAATTCAATAGTCGGCGACTTTAACTCAGATACCGATGATAATAATAACGGCAACTTAAATGACGATGTTAATGATTTTTTCACTGCAAAGTTTAACTATGATGAGAAAACAGGACTTGGTCATCTAAGTTTTTCTCCTCTTTTTTCATCCGGCGAATATACTATGGCGATAGAGGATAAAGGAACAAATTTCCCCGGAGTATTTGGAATGAGCCAGTTTTTTGAAGGAGACAGCGCTTCAAATATCAAAATAGAATCATCATTAGCAAGCGATACTTCAAAGATTAAAGGAAATAAAGCTCCGGTAGATGGAGATAATAGTATGGCAAACGCTATGATAAATCTTCAATATCAAAGTCTAAATTTCTATGCAAATGACGGAACTATAAGATCTGAAACGATAACTGGGTATTATAGATATTTAACTACCGATATAGCGTCAAAAACTGAATCCGTTAATGCTTTAAATAACACAAATTTATCTCTTTATAAAAGTGTAAATGCAGAGTTTCAGTCTATAAGTGGTGTAAATATGGATGAAGAACTTGGAAATTTAATTAAATTTCAATCAAGTTACGGGGCGGCTGCAAAGATAGTCACAACAGTAGAAAAAATGTTAGAAACCCTTATAGGAATGAAACAATAA
- a CDS encoding rod-binding protein, with amino-acid sequence MQVDNSLALDSYNSLSTSSINSNLKDSKNDELLREQTDAFEAFLLKEVLDISIKNENSLFPQDAGDKIYSSMYNDTMSKALSGGLGFSEMLFNFLKERN; translated from the coding sequence ATGCAAGTAGATAATAGTTTAGCTTTGGATTCTTACAACTCTCTTAGTACATCAAGCATAAATTCAAATTTAAAAGATTCAAAAAATGATGAACTTTTAAGAGAGCAGACGGATGCATTTGAAGCATTTTTGTTAAAAGAGGTTTTAGATATATCTATTAAAAATGAAAATAGTCTTTTTCCTCAAGATGCTGGAGATAAGATATATTCGTCTATGTATAATGATACGATGAGTAAAGCTTTAAGCGGAGGATTGGGATTTAGTGAGATGTTATTTAATTTTTTGAAAGAAAGAAACTAA
- the queC gene encoding 7-cyano-7-deazaguanine synthase QueC translates to MVNLKKAVCVISGGMDSALAAYKAKNSGYEIVALHFDYNQRTMNKERECFNLICDDLDVEKRFILDVGFIAQIGGNALTDKTLNIPKDGISENIPITYVPFRNGIFLSIAAALAQKEGCEAIYIGVVEEDSSGYPDCTEQFINSINKAINLGTADNNIVIKTPLVHLSKGDIVKEASSLKVPLELTWSCYENSEFACGTCDSCRLRLKGFKEAKLSDKIPYKS, encoded by the coding sequence ATGGTAAATTTAAAAAAAGCTGTTTGCGTGATAAGCGGCGGTATGGATAGTGCTTTAGCAGCGTATAAAGCTAAAAATTCAGGATATGAGATAGTAGCGCTTCATTTTGATTATAATCAACGCACCATGAATAAAGAAAGAGAGTGTTTTAACCTAATTTGCGATGATTTAGATGTTGAAAAACGATTTATTTTAGATGTTGGTTTTATAGCGCAAATTGGTGGAAATGCTTTAACGGATAAAACTCTTAATATACCAAAAGATGGCATAAGCGAAAATATCCCTATAACTTACGTGCCATTTAGAAACGGTATATTTCTTAGTATAGCAGCGGCTCTAGCGCAAAAAGAAGGTTGTGAGGCTATATATATAGGAGTCGTAGAAGAAGATAGCAGCGGATATCCAGACTGCACTGAACAGTTTATAAATTCTATAAATAAGGCTATAAATTTAGGTACCGCAGATAATAATATAGTTATAAAAACTCCTTTAGTTCATCTCTCAAAAGGTGATATAGTAAAAGAGGCTAGTAGCCTAAAAGTTCCATTAGAGCTTACTTGGAGCTGCTATGAAAATAGCGAATTTGCATGCGGTACTTGTGATAGCTGCAGGTTAAGACTAAAAGGCTTTAAAGAGGCAAAACTGAGCGATAAAATACCTTATAAAAGCTAA
- the flgN gene encoding flagellar export chaperone FlgN: MLEKYLDDAVLHLEELIKITKADIENIKNADHSFVAEHTRLKSELIKKFENTKTLLDNELVKLAKENNGTDLADILCDDIKEKLSKLRESLVSLQKVNKEYAKSVIVVKEFYDSLLKSMFGSDSGSGTYGSESLSPEQLFKLRV, encoded by the coding sequence ATGTTAGAAAAATATTTAGATGATGCTGTTTTACATCTTGAAGAGCTGATAAAAATAACCAAAGCCGATATAGAAAATATAAAAAATGCAGACCATTCTTTTGTCGCAGAACACACAAGATTAAAATCCGAACTTATAAAAAAATTTGAAAATACAAAAACATTATTAGATAATGAACTAGTAAAACTAGCTAAAGAAAATAATGGAACAGATCTTGCTGATATACTTTGCGATGATATAAAAGAGAAACTATCAAAATTGAGAGAATCTCTTGTATCTTTACAAAAAGTCAATAAAGAGTACGCAAAATCTGTTATTGTAGTAAAGGAATTTTACGACTCTTTATTAAAGTCAATGTTTGGCAGCGACTCTGGATCAGGAACATATGGCTCAGAATCTCTTTCGCCAGAGCAACTTTTTAAATTAAGGGTTTGA
- a CDS encoding YggT family protein, whose translation MVISTFIIALANLLHIVITAYTWIIVAAALISWVNPDPYNKIVQFLHRITAPAYELVRKTKIPTAFGGIDIAPIIVLLALQFLDLFLVGLLIEISTKI comes from the coding sequence ATGGTTATAAGCACGTTTATTATAGCACTAGCAAACCTCTTACACATAGTAATCACCGCCTATACGTGGATTATAGTTGCTGCAGCGCTCATTAGCTGGGTAAATCCAGATCCGTATAACAAGATAGTTCAATTTCTGCATCGTATAACTGCGCCTGCTTATGAGTTAGTACGAAAAACAAAGATACCCACTGCATTTGGCGGCATAGATATAGCTCCGATTATCGTACTTTTAGCACTTCAATTCCTAGATCTATTTTTAGTAGGATTGTTAATTGAAATTTCTACTAAAATTTAG